From a single Sporosarcina oncorhynchi genomic region:
- a CDS encoding stage III sporulation protein AE, with the protein MIPMLESVLGTVLSSFIVVIISSFLVLVVDFLFPAFKKWTRIFLFFIVLTVVLQPAFEHLEMIRSITQTISTIFISIYPLLTASIIASGGSFGMLNFQPAMLLFANGAVLMADKILIPMLAAAILLDIISRLFPSVSFSKLADLLRTTLLGIVSALVAAYSIFITAGGTISWALSGVASEPIKELISQNIPIIGSFITDSMGAIGRYSSGASVFVGAWLIMTIWTVALLPTIKTLITGFLYRWTAALIEPFANEEITGLLDDIGKTLFVLCAISFLVAFAFIYTALFTVILIKLITAVK; encoded by the coding sequence ATGATACCTATGCTTGAATCTGTACTTGGGACAGTCCTGTCGAGTTTTATCGTTGTGATCATATCATCATTCTTAGTGCTTGTAGTCGATTTTCTTTTTCCGGCTTTTAAAAAATGGACGAGGATATTTTTATTTTTCATTGTCCTTACTGTTGTTTTGCAACCGGCTTTTGAACATCTTGAAATGATCAGGTCCATTACTCAAACCATTTCCACTATTTTCATCTCGATTTATCCGTTATTGACTGCAAGTATCATTGCTTCAGGTGGTTCCTTTGGTATGTTGAATTTTCAGCCAGCCATGTTGTTATTTGCGAACGGTGCTGTCCTTATGGCGGACAAAATTCTAATTCCGATGCTGGCGGCTGCAATTCTCTTAGATATCATCTCAAGACTATTCCCGTCTGTTTCTTTTTCCAAATTGGCGGACTTGCTACGGACAACCTTATTGGGAATCGTTTCAGCGTTAGTTGCAGCCTATTCGATTTTCATCACAGCAGGGGGGACGATTTCCTGGGCATTGAGCGGGGTTGCGAGCGAGCCGATTAAAGAGCTCATCAGCCAAAACATACCGATTATTGGCTCGTTTATAACGGATAGCATGGGTGCGATTGGCAGATATTCATCAGGGGCAAGCGTATTTGTTGGTGCTTGGCTCATTATGACTATTTGGACAGTAGCCTTATTGCCTACAATTAAGACGCTTATCACAGGTTTTTTATATCGTTGGACAGCTGCACTTATTGAACCATTCGCCAATGAAGAGATTACAGGATTATTGGATGATATCGGAAAGACATTATTCGTGCTTTGTGCAATTTCGTTTCTTGTTGCTTTTGCTTTTATTTACACGGCATTATTTACTGTTATTCTAATCAAATTGATTACAGCAGTGAAATGA
- a CDS encoding lipoate--protein ligase family protein: MAKTEWLFINSGKCSPSYNMALDEALLEWHSRGEIGPVLRFYEWEPATLSIGYFQRVHDEIDMDAVKENGLGFVRRPTGGRGVLHEHELTYSVIVTEAYPDMPETVTEAYRVISGGLLEGFRNLGLEAEFSVPVTAEQNAGLKKPKSAVCFDAPSWYELVVEGKKVAGSAQTRQKGVILQHGAILLELDEDKLVSLFKFDSEDSKNRMRRSLPEKAVAINRLTDRKISMEECIDAFSRGFETALSIHLTPYELSVEQQLYIKEIEHKKYANDDWTYKK, encoded by the coding sequence ATGGCGAAAACAGAATGGCTTTTCATTAACTCGGGAAAATGTTCCCCATCTTATAATATGGCACTTGATGAAGCGTTACTTGAATGGCACAGCAGAGGGGAAATAGGTCCAGTACTCCGATTTTATGAATGGGAGCCTGCGACTTTATCAATTGGCTATTTTCAACGTGTACACGATGAAATTGATATGGATGCTGTGAAAGAAAATGGTCTAGGATTTGTTAGACGTCCTACTGGTGGTAGGGGTGTCCTACATGAACACGAACTTACATACAGCGTTATCGTGACAGAAGCTTATCCTGATATGCCCGAGACCGTGACAGAAGCTTACCGGGTCATATCGGGCGGATTGTTGGAAGGTTTCAGGAATTTAGGTCTTGAAGCAGAGTTTTCAGTTCCTGTAACTGCAGAACAGAATGCTGGATTGAAAAAACCAAAGAGTGCAGTTTGTTTTGATGCCCCGAGTTGGTATGAATTAGTTGTCGAAGGTAAAAAGGTCGCTGGAAGTGCCCAGACGCGACAAAAAGGTGTAATCTTACAACATGGTGCTATCTTGCTTGAATTGGATGAGGATAAATTAGTTTCTCTGTTCAAATTTGATAGCGAAGATAGCAAAAATCGGATGAGAAGAAGTCTGCCGGAAAAAGCAGTTGCCATAAATCGATTGACGGATCGTAAAATTTCAATGGAAGAGTGCATAGATGCCTTTTCCCGTGGGTTTGAAACAGCGCTATCCATTCATCTAACTCCCTATGAACTGTCTGTTGAACAGCAGCTCTATATAAAGGAAATTGAACACAAGAAATATGCCAATGATGACTGGACTTATAAAAAGTAA
- a CDS encoding SpoIIIAC/SpoIIIAD family protein, which yields MELNDLLRIAGIGLVLGFLHVFFEQTGKKEFSFFLFFVAYIYIAAEMLRFLRIFFSEIAEFFQWLSLAI from the coding sequence GTGGAATTGAATGATTTATTGCGAATTGCCGGTATAGGATTGGTCTTAGGGTTTTTGCATGTCTTCTTTGAGCAAACCGGTAAGAAGGAGTTTTCTTTCTTTCTCTTCTTCGTGGCCTATATTTACATTGCCGCTGAAATGCTCCGTTTCCTAAGAATTTTCTTTTCGGAAATCGCTGAGTTCTTTCAATGGCTGTCACTGGCCATCTGA
- a CDS encoding vitamin B12-dependent ribonucleotide reductase, with product MFSNEQTPVLDKQQLNRDIEQFSQVHPITNDMSIVHSGVSRLVMIDRYSFKDTEKKTLKVGDFVVLTVKEDPKFPARGLGFIKSLNKDKGIAEIWIEQEYRSSLDNPEEQETGVISRPLEVIEKPLEVFYEQIAKRNATGLSSVEKTEEKRKESFERFYNQLSKLNFIPAGRVLYGAGSETEVTFFNCYVMPFVADSREGISDHRKQVMEIMSRGGGVGTNGSTLRPRNTLARGVNGKSSGSVSWLDDIAKLTHLVEQGGSRRGAQMIMLADWHPDIYEFIISKMQNPRILRYLIENTEDELIKKLANDKLKFKPLTSQEEAMYQGILNYRAIAGMGGFNEAIMRDAEMKLNDGGTYSVHNPEFLSGANISITLTDDFMKSVELDGAHELRFPAVESYSADEMKVYNEQWHEIGDVREWERLGHEVRVYRTIKARALWDLINICATYSAEPGIFFIDNANNETNAKAYGQQVVATNPCGEQPLAPYSVCNLAAVNLAEVADKDSKTVNYEKLKEIVQVGVRMQDNVIDATPYFLEDNKVQALGERRVGLGVMGLADLLIYCEKEYGSPEGNELVEEVFKTIATTAYRESIEIAKEKGSFPFLIGKTDEETQALRNAFINTGFMKKMPEDIREGVLEYGIRNSHLLTVAPTGSTGTMVGVSTGLEPYFSFSYYRSGRLGKFIEVKASIVEEYLQRHPEANPENLPKWFVSSMSLSPEAHADVQCIIQRWIDSSISKTVNAPRGYSVKQVESVYERLYKGGAKGGTVYVDGSRDSQVLTLKAEENVMEEEMQEEVIEQRKVVLINTIQDLRSTNVTIGSEVGNTCPVCRQGTVEEIGGCNTCTNCNAQLKCGL from the coding sequence ATTTTTTCAAATGAACAGACACCGGTATTGGACAAGCAACAACTTAATCGAGATATAGAACAATTTTCACAAGTACATCCCATTACAAATGATATGAGTATTGTCCATAGTGGTGTTTCACGTCTTGTAATGATTGATCGATATTCATTTAAAGACACGGAAAAGAAAACATTAAAAGTCGGCGATTTCGTCGTTTTGACAGTTAAAGAAGATCCGAAGTTCCCTGCACGAGGCTTAGGTTTCATCAAGTCATTGAACAAAGATAAAGGCATTGCTGAAATCTGGATTGAACAGGAATATCGGTCGTCGCTTGATAATCCTGAAGAACAGGAAACAGGGGTTATTTCTCGTCCGTTAGAAGTAATAGAGAAGCCGCTAGAAGTGTTCTATGAACAGATTGCGAAAAGGAATGCTACGGGTTTATCAAGTGTGGAGAAAACAGAAGAAAAGCGGAAAGAATCTTTCGAACGCTTTTATAATCAGTTGTCAAAATTGAATTTCATACCAGCAGGCAGAGTATTATATGGAGCTGGTTCAGAAACAGAAGTAACGTTTTTTAACTGTTACGTTATGCCTTTTGTAGCTGATTCTCGCGAAGGGATTTCCGATCACCGTAAGCAGGTAATGGAGATCATGAGTCGTGGTGGAGGAGTAGGGACAAACGGTTCTACGCTAAGACCAAGGAATACATTGGCACGTGGAGTGAATGGCAAATCATCCGGATCGGTTTCTTGGCTGGATGACATTGCGAAATTGACGCATCTTGTCGAGCAAGGTGGATCCCGACGCGGTGCGCAAATGATTATGCTAGCAGACTGGCACCCGGACATTTACGAATTTATCATCTCGAAGATGCAGAACCCAAGAATTCTACGTTATTTAATAGAAAATACTGAAGACGAGCTGATTAAAAAACTAGCAAATGATAAATTGAAATTCAAACCGCTTACTTCTCAAGAAGAAGCAATGTATCAAGGTATATTAAACTATCGAGCAATTGCTGGGATGGGTGGATTCAACGAAGCCATTATGCGGGATGCTGAGATGAAGTTAAATGACGGTGGTACTTATTCTGTCCATAATCCAGAATTTTTGAGTGGAGCTAATATATCAATCACGTTGACAGATGATTTTATGAAGTCTGTTGAACTGGATGGCGCACATGAACTACGTTTCCCTGCAGTTGAGTCGTACTCCGCTGACGAGATGAAAGTTTATAATGAGCAATGGCATGAAATCGGAGATGTGCGTGAATGGGAACGCCTTGGTCATGAAGTGCGTGTTTACCGTACAATCAAAGCACGAGCATTATGGGATCTCATTAATATTTGTGCGACGTATTCTGCAGAACCGGGTATTTTCTTTATCGATAATGCTAACAACGAAACGAATGCGAAAGCATACGGACAACAAGTCGTAGCGACGAATCCTTGCGGGGAACAACCGCTTGCGCCATATTCTGTTTGTAACCTTGCTGCAGTAAACCTTGCAGAAGTTGCCGATAAAGATTCGAAAACAGTGAACTATGAAAAACTGAAGGAAATTGTCCAAGTTGGTGTGCGTATGCAAGACAACGTAATCGATGCAACGCCTTATTTCCTAGAAGACAATAAAGTGCAAGCATTAGGTGAACGTCGGGTAGGACTTGGCGTTATGGGGCTTGCAGACTTACTTATCTACTGTGAAAAAGAATACGGATCTCCTGAAGGCAACGAACTTGTTGAAGAAGTTTTCAAGACAATTGCTACGACGGCTTATCGTGAATCAATCGAAATTGCTAAAGAGAAGGGAAGTTTCCCTTTCCTAATCGGAAAAACGGATGAAGAAACACAAGCTTTGCGTAATGCGTTTATCAACACTGGCTTTATGAAAAAAATGCCTGAAGATATTCGTGAAGGTGTGCTTGAATATGGTATTCGTAACTCTCATCTGTTGACAGTCGCGCCGACGGGATCTACAGGTACGATGGTAGGAGTTAGTACAGGGCTAGAACCATATTTTTCTTTCTCTTACTATCGTAGTGGTCGACTTGGAAAATTCATCGAAGTAAAAGCAAGCATTGTTGAAGAATACCTCCAACGTCATCCTGAAGCGAATCCAGAAAACCTGCCGAAATGGTTCGTATCATCTATGAGTCTATCTCCTGAAGCACACGCTGATGTCCAGTGTATCATCCAGCGCTGGATTGACAGCTCGATTTCTAAGACAGTGAACGCACCGCGCGGTTATTCTGTTAAACAGGTGGAAAGTGTGTACGAACGTCTTTATAAAGGTGGGGCGAAGGGTGGTACTGTCTATGTGGACGGTAGCCGTGATTCGCAAGTTCTCACGCTGAAAGCCGAAGAGAACGTTATGGAAGAAGAAATGCAGGAAGAGGTTATTGAACAGCGGAAAGTTGTTTTGATTAACACAATTCAAGATTTGCGTTCAACGAATGTCACAATCGGTTCTGAAGTTGGAAACACTTGCCCAGTATGCAGGCAAGGAACGGTTGAAGAGATTGGTGGTTGTAATACATGCACGAACTGTAATGCGCAGTTAAAGTGCGGGTTATAA
- a CDS encoding DUF1385 domain-containing protein codes for MSKQQPPTYGGQALIEGVMFGSKNHTVTAIRRKDDSLDYFYVPKEQKPISTKLKKIPFVRGIVALVESAGIGSRHLTFANERYDVMPGEEVEPSEEETSKLGMIIGVAAIGVLSFLFGKFVFTLVPVFLAQMLEFMAPGKTAQILLESFFKLALLLIYISLISMTPLIKRVFKYHGAEHKVINTYENGLPLTVENVQSQSRLHYRCGSSFLLFTVIVGMFIYFFVPYDPFWLRIVNRILLIPVVIGVSFEVLQFTNGLRNIPVLKYLGYPGLWLQLLTTKEPDDDQVQVAIASFNKLLEIEEQGIENVEILKSTDAVVHQNTATVN; via the coding sequence ATGAGTAAACAACAACCGCCCACATATGGGGGCCAAGCTTTAATAGAGGGTGTTATGTTCGGCAGCAAAAACCATACAGTTACAGCCATCAGACGAAAAGATGATTCGCTCGATTATTTCTATGTGCCGAAAGAACAGAAACCAATCTCCACTAAACTGAAAAAAATCCCTTTCGTCCGCGGCATTGTCGCTTTAGTGGAATCAGCCGGAATTGGGTCCCGCCATCTGACATTCGCAAATGAGCGTTATGATGTTATGCCTGGAGAAGAAGTGGAACCATCTGAAGAAGAGACTTCAAAGCTTGGTATGATTATCGGTGTAGCCGCAATTGGGGTTTTATCATTCCTGTTCGGTAAATTTGTATTTACATTAGTACCGGTTTTTCTAGCGCAAATGCTTGAATTTATGGCACCTGGCAAGACCGCACAGATACTTTTGGAGAGTTTCTTCAAACTTGCCCTGCTGCTCATCTATATTTCACTCATATCGATGACTCCACTTATCAAACGTGTGTTCAAATATCATGGAGCCGAGCATAAAGTAATCAATACGTATGAGAATGGTTTGCCGTTAACAGTAGAGAATGTTCAATCCCAATCCCGTCTTCACTATAGATGTGGAAGCAGTTTCCTTCTTTTCACTGTAATTGTCGGTATGTTCATCTACTTTTTCGTACCATATGATCCTTTCTGGCTTCGTATTGTGAATCGAATTTTATTAATACCTGTCGTTATTGGTGTATCCTTTGAAGTACTACAATTTACGAACGGTCTTCGGAATATCCCAGTATTGAAATACCTAGGTTATCCTGGGCTTTGGCTTCAATTACTAACAACAAAAGAACCTGATGACGATCAAGTTCAAGTAGCGATTGCTTCTTTTAACAAATTGTTAGAAATTGAAGAGCAAGGTATTGAAAATGTTGAAATCCTGAAATCGACTGACGCAGTAGTTCACCAGAACACAGCGACAGTTAACTGA
- a CDS encoding IS4 family transposase gives MTTSQTTQLLEQLFESIQPTRVDEIAKETGFIKRKRLVTASDFLALLFQFHGNFAGCSIQELCSKLVIEQDILISRTALDKKFTPEAALFLRRLVQEILHHQFLEHVPTHSSADPFPFLSIRVLDATAIEVPDHLKKRAVKTEQESVKIQYEYDILSGKTTFLDIDFQRVNDTRKGAERLAYINDHDLCLQDLGYFSFEQFGQMQENGGFFITKLRNDAYLAFKNPFPAYHQNGKVVQSSLYQRIDLVKLCENLEPGEYLELEGVHFGRDSHFPARCIVFSHDETQRQHRLKKIHRRTTKSGKKPKKVVSDLAGITVYMTNLPESIPAKKLVELYRLRWHVELCFKTWKSYLGVDQFKVMKKERWLCHLYGTLLAIIISQLIAYQLRNVIWDEEQLEISEMIAVRTVAIEFLPKLYRIFIHKKRALKDFLCLAIRLLIKTARKPKSSKGTALQRLQFN, from the coding sequence ATGACTACATCTCAGACAACTCAACTTCTTGAACAGCTTTTTGAAAGTATCCAACCAACACGTGTAGATGAAATTGCGAAGGAAACAGGTTTTATTAAAAGAAAGCGTCTCGTTACTGCAAGTGATTTTCTTGCCCTACTCTTTCAATTTCACGGGAACTTTGCAGGATGTTCTATTCAGGAACTCTGTTCAAAACTAGTCATTGAACAAGATATCCTGATCAGTAGAACTGCCCTAGATAAGAAGTTTACCCCAGAAGCCGCACTGTTTCTTCGACGCCTTGTCCAAGAGATTCTACATCATCAGTTCCTAGAACACGTTCCTACTCATTCTTCTGCAGACCCGTTCCCATTTCTAAGCATCCGCGTGCTTGATGCGACAGCTATCGAAGTACCAGATCATTTGAAAAAACGAGCCGTTAAAACAGAGCAGGAATCTGTGAAAATTCAATATGAGTACGATATCTTGTCAGGTAAAACTACGTTCTTAGATATTGATTTCCAACGTGTGAATGATACAAGAAAGGGTGCTGAACGTTTAGCTTACATCAACGACCATGATTTATGTTTGCAAGATTTGGGGTATTTCAGTTTTGAACAATTTGGCCAGATGCAGGAAAACGGAGGCTTTTTTATCACGAAGCTAAGAAATGATGCCTATCTGGCATTCAAAAACCCTTTTCCTGCTTATCATCAAAACGGAAAAGTGGTTCAAAGTAGCCTGTATCAACGAATTGACCTGGTAAAGCTTTGTGAAAATCTAGAACCTGGTGAATATTTGGAGCTTGAGGGAGTTCATTTTGGTAGGGACTCCCATTTTCCAGCCCGTTGTATTGTGTTTTCACACGATGAAACTCAACGGCAGCACCGCTTAAAAAAAATTCACCGGCGCACTACCAAATCCGGAAAGAAACCTAAGAAAGTTGTAAGTGACCTGGCGGGCATAACAGTTTATATGACAAATCTGCCTGAATCCATTCCCGCAAAAAAGTTGGTAGAATTATATCGTTTGAGATGGCACGTCGAACTATGTTTTAAAACATGGAAATCCTACCTCGGTGTGGATCAATTCAAGGTGATGAAGAAAGAACGGTGGCTCTGTCATCTTTATGGAACACTTCTAGCAATCATCATCAGCCAACTGATAGCTTATCAACTGCGTAATGTCATTTGGGATGAAGAACAGTTGGAAATCAGCGAGATGATCGCCGTACGCACTGTAGCCATAGAATTCTTGCCGAAGTTATATCGAATCTTTATCCACAAAAAGAGGGCGTTGAAGGACTTTTTGTGTCTGGCAATCAGGCTACTCATCAAAACTGCCCGAAAACCAAAGTCATCCAAAGGAACAGCCCTTCAACGCCTTCAATTCAATTAG
- a CDS encoding rhodanese-like domain-containing protein, translating into MNTNWYILGVIAVVVIAYFVITMLRLRKAVSNLTQEQFIEGYRKAQLIDVREPKEFEAGHILGARNIPYSQFRQRYKEIRPDKPVYLYDQNTGKSSRSALFLKKKDYTQLYQLQGGFRTWTGKVKSK; encoded by the coding sequence GTGAATACTAATTGGTATATTCTTGGAGTCATCGCAGTTGTCGTCATTGCATATTTTGTCATTACGATGCTACGTCTCCGTAAAGCTGTGAGCAATTTAACACAAGAGCAATTTATAGAAGGGTATCGGAAAGCCCAATTAATCGATGTGCGGGAACCGAAAGAATTTGAAGCAGGCCATATTTTAGGCGCACGAAATATTCCCTATTCCCAATTCCGTCAGCGTTATAAGGAAATACGCCCGGACAAGCCCGTTTATCTATACGATCAGAATACAGGAAAGAGCTCGAGATCAGCCCTGTTTCTGAAGAAGAAAGACTACACACAATTATACCAACTCCAAGGCGGTTTCCGTACATGGACAGGCAAAGTTAAGAGCAAATAA
- a CDS encoding M24 family metallopeptidase translates to MKLAKLRETFKEKGIDALLVTNSYNRRYITGFTGSAGVAIISATDAVFITDFRYTEQAAVQVKDFRIVKHEKTIIEEVAAQVKDMGVKTLGFEKDDLSYGMFEMYDGKVDAELKPVSGLIEKLRLVKSEDEIEVLQQAAKIADDAFAHICTFIKAGVTELQVSNELEMFMRNQGATSSSFDIIVASGERGALPHGVASDKVIQTGELVTLDFGALYNGYISDITRTVAVGEVSEKLKEIYEVTRFAQELALEKIKPGMTGIEADAIARDHIKSKGYGEAFGHSTGHGIGLEVHEGPALSFRSETKLEPNMAVTVEPGIYLPGIGGVRIEDDIIITEAGNYRLTQSPKELIIL, encoded by the coding sequence ATGAAACTGGCAAAATTACGTGAAACATTTAAAGAGAAGGGGATAGATGCTCTTCTAGTCACAAATTCGTATAATCGACGTTACATTACTGGATTCACAGGGAGCGCGGGAGTAGCAATTATATCCGCAACTGATGCTGTATTCATTACTGATTTCAGGTATACGGAGCAGGCGGCGGTACAAGTGAAAGATTTCCGCATTGTGAAGCATGAAAAGACGATTATCGAAGAAGTAGCGGCTCAAGTGAAAGACATGGGGGTCAAAACGCTAGGTTTTGAAAAGGACGATCTTTCTTATGGGATGTTCGAAATGTATGATGGGAAAGTAGATGCCGAGTTAAAACCTGTTTCAGGGCTAATCGAGAAATTGCGTTTAGTGAAATCTGAAGATGAAATAGAAGTGCTTCAACAAGCTGCAAAAATAGCCGATGACGCATTCGCGCATATTTGTACATTCATTAAAGCGGGTGTAACTGAGCTGCAAGTTTCAAATGAATTAGAAATGTTTATGCGGAATCAGGGAGCCACTTCATCATCATTCGATATTATTGTAGCCTCTGGCGAAAGAGGAGCATTACCGCACGGTGTTGCTTCAGACAAGGTCATCCAAACAGGCGAGCTTGTAACACTCGATTTTGGTGCTCTTTATAATGGATATATTTCTGATATTACGCGTACAGTAGCAGTCGGTGAGGTTTCAGAAAAATTAAAAGAAATCTATGAAGTAACGCGTTTTGCCCAAGAACTTGCTTTAGAAAAGATTAAACCGGGTATGACTGGAATAGAAGCTGATGCGATTGCACGCGATCATATCAAATCAAAAGGTTACGGAGAAGCATTTGGGCATTCAACCGGACACGGAATTGGATTGGAAGTGCATGAAGGTCCGGCTTTGTCATTCCGTTCGGAGACTAAATTGGAACCAAATATGGCAGTTACAGTCGAGCCTGGAATCTATCTTCCAGGAATTGGCGGTGTTCGTATTGAAGATGATATCATCATTACGGAAGCTGGAAATTACCGTCTGACACAATCGCCAAAAGAACTTATTATCCTATAA
- the efp gene encoding elongation factor P, which translates to MISVNEFKTGLTIEVDGDIWRVIDFQHVKPGKGAAFVRSKLRNLRSGNVNEKTFRAGEKVEKAQIDNRRMQYLYANGDEHVFMDNESYEQIELPSTQIEEELNYLRENMEVHVISYKDEILGVEVPTTVTLEVTATEPGIKGDTASGGSKPATLETGLVVQVPFFVNIGDKLIINTDEAEYVSRA; encoded by the coding sequence ATGATTTCAGTTAACGAATTTAAAACAGGTCTTACAATTGAAGTGGACGGCGACATTTGGCGCGTCATTGATTTCCAACACGTTAAACCAGGTAAGGGAGCGGCATTTGTCCGTTCGAAACTACGTAACCTTCGCTCAGGTAATGTGAATGAAAAGACATTCCGCGCAGGAGAGAAAGTTGAAAAGGCGCAGATTGATAACCGCCGCATGCAATATCTGTATGCAAATGGTGATGAGCATGTCTTTATGGATAATGAATCATACGAGCAGATTGAATTGCCTTCAACTCAGATTGAAGAGGAATTGAACTACTTAAGAGAGAATATGGAAGTGCATGTTATTTCTTATAAAGATGAAATTCTTGGCGTCGAAGTACCGACGACAGTCACTTTAGAAGTTACAGCAACAGAACCAGGCATTAAAGGAGATACGGCAAGCGGTGGGTCTAAACCTGCAACACTTGAAACAGGTCTTGTCGTACAAGTTCCATTCTTTGTAAACATCGGTGATAAACTGATTATCAACACAGATGAAGCTGAATACGTCTCGAGAGCATAA
- a CDS encoding SpoIIIAH-like family protein: MRANKRTVWFLTLLSLVAVISIYYLKKEAPMDLDGMAIFGEADKMTVTKTGDTDSVKKPVYADSMKLEEMRMEVKNERSNLKDQLTTKMLSSDMTAEEQNDAYNEMAELIKRDSAEALMEMQIRNLGYPEAFVRKEDGKVTITVVSDDGGHSNKMAVEITQFVMTSWEDARSVQVVFME; the protein is encoded by the coding sequence ATGAGAGCGAACAAACGGACAGTGTGGTTCTTAACTTTACTAAGTCTTGTAGCGGTAATTTCAATTTACTATTTAAAGAAAGAAGCACCAATGGATTTGGATGGAATGGCGATTTTTGGTGAAGCCGACAAAATGACGGTCACGAAAACGGGAGATACAGATAGTGTGAAAAAACCGGTTTACGCTGATTCCATGAAATTGGAAGAGATGCGTATGGAAGTGAAAAATGAGCGTAGCAACCTGAAAGACCAATTGACAACTAAAATGTTGTCTTCAGATATGACAGCAGAAGAACAAAATGATGCATACAACGAAATGGCAGAACTTATCAAACGTGATTCGGCGGAAGCATTAATGGAAATGCAAATTAGAAATCTTGGCTATCCAGAAGCTTTTGTTAGAAAAGAAGATGGGAAAGTGACAATCACTGTAGTTTCGGATGATGGCGGTCATTCCAACAAAATGGCAGTAGAAATCACTCAATTCGTCATGACAAGCTGGGAAGATGCCCGTTCTGTACAAGTTGTCTTCATGGAATAA
- the aroQ gene encoding type II 3-dehydroquinate dehydratase encodes MKVLVLNGPNLNRLGKREPEIYGAETLQDIEVKLREIADEKLVDLSFYQSNVEGYLIDKIHEAQDIGVAGIIFNPGAFTHTSIALRDAIASVDVPVIEIHISNIHSREPFRHTSVIAPVCIGQLSGFGTNGYELALHAFLLRRNGVKL; translated from the coding sequence TTGAAAGTACTCGTGCTGAACGGACCGAATTTAAACAGATTAGGGAAAAGGGAACCGGAAATCTATGGCGCAGAGACCTTGCAGGATATCGAAGTAAAACTGCGGGAAATTGCGGATGAAAAACTTGTGGATCTGTCATTTTATCAATCAAATGTAGAAGGTTATCTAATCGATAAAATTCACGAAGCACAAGATATCGGTGTTGCCGGAATCATCTTCAATCCGGGTGCGTTTACGCATACAAGCATTGCCCTAAGGGACGCAATAGCTTCGGTTGATGTGCCTGTCATTGAAATCCATATATCCAATATACATAGTCGGGAACCTTTCAGACATACATCAGTCATTGCTCCGGTCTGCATAGGGCAATTATCGGGTTTTGGCACGAATGGTTACGAGCTTGCACTCCATGCATTCCTTCTCCGTAGAAATGGGGTAAAGTTATGA
- the accB gene encoding acetyl-CoA carboxylase biotin carboxyl carrier protein: MLKIQEIREIIKLIDQSSIEKFTFESEGTKIKLEKRGNVTIAPVQAEQKHESPVQQDAPVQQERKSEEPVKATVEQPKETPVSAPAAKDDPSLHKVLSPMVGTFYQSSSPDVPPYVQKGDSVKPDAIVCIVEAMKLFNEIEAEVSGEIVEILVEDGQLVEYGQPLFLVKRN, encoded by the coding sequence ATGTTGAAAATTCAAGAAATCCGTGAAATCATTAAATTAATCGATCAATCTTCAATTGAAAAATTCACATTTGAATCAGAAGGTACAAAAATAAAATTAGAAAAAAGAGGGAATGTAACAATTGCCCCTGTCCAGGCGGAACAGAAACATGAATCACCAGTACAACAGGATGCTCCAGTTCAACAGGAACGTAAAAGTGAGGAACCAGTAAAAGCAACTGTTGAACAACCAAAAGAAACGCCGGTAAGTGCACCGGCTGCCAAAGATGATCCGTCCTTGCACAAGGTACTATCACCGATGGTTGGAACTTTCTATCAATCATCTTCACCCGACGTGCCTCCTTATGTACAAAAAGGGGATTCAGTAAAACCCGATGCGATCGTATGTATCGTTGAAGCGATGAAACTCTTCAATGAAATCGAAGCGGAAGTATCCGGCGAAATCGTGGAGATCCTCGTGGAAGACGGTCAATTGGTTGAATATGGACAACCTCTCTTCCTCGTCAAACGGAATTGA